From a region of the Alnus glutinosa chromosome 1, dhAlnGlut1.1, whole genome shotgun sequence genome:
- the LOC133870435 gene encoding phosphate transporter PHO1 homolog 1 has translation MSSWASIDTHSQGYTHHKQELPFLSESNPQREMVKFSKQFEGQLVPEWKEAFVDYWQLKKDLKQIHLPNSDTTPTTTKQQNNSFLSSLRNFSLFGHQHRNHGAIQVHKKLASSASSGDMYETELLEQFADTDATKEFFHCLDSQLNKVNQFFKTKEKEFLERGESLKKQMEILIEVTTAFEQQRGKGAIAQDSSEDASISCTISCEEESVKDRTEQEQQQENRADDMERNDMPSTDDSPRSFNSGKSMLMKREDGKMRTLSGRAFNCQGKSLRINIPLTTPSRTFSAISYLVWEDLVNQSSKKCGQEGSKLHVNRTKLRHAEKMIKGAFIELYKGLGYLQNYRNLNMLAFSKILKKFDKVTGKQVLPIYLKVVESSYFNSSDKVISLGDEVEELFIKHFAEEDRRKAMKYLKPQQRKESHSVTFFIGLFTGCFLALFAGYVIMAHVNDVYRRQSQPVYMETVYPVLSMFSLLFLHFFLYGCNVFAWRKARINYSFIFELCPTKELKYRDVFLICTASMSAVMGVIFVHLALVTKGYSNAQVRAIPGLLLLMFLLLLVCPFNIVYRSTRYCFLRVIRNIISSPLYKVVMLDFFMADQLCSQVPMLRNLEYVACYYITGSFKTENYNYCMRAKHYQDLAYAVSFLPYYLRAMQCARRWFDEGQTSHLVNLGKYVSAMLAAGAKVAYEKDKNVGWLCLVVVMSSAATVYQLYWDFVKDWGLLQMNSKNPWLRNELMLQRKMIYYLSMGLNMILRLAWLQTVLHSRFVHVDYGVTALFLAALEVTRRGLWNFFRLENEHLNNAGHFRAVKTVPLPFHEVDEED, from the exons ATGTCATCATGGGCTTCCATTGATACTCACTCACAAGGCTACACACATCATAAACAAGAACTCCCTTTTCTCTCGGAAAGCAATCCACAAAGAGAGATGGTGAAGTTCTCAAAGCAGTTTGAAGGTCAGCTTGTTCCTGAATGGAAAGAAGCTTTTGTTGATTATTGGCAACTCAAGAAAGACCTCAAACAAATCCATCTCCCTAACAGTGATACCACACCCACCACCACCAAGCAACAAAATAACTCCTTCTTGTCCTCCCTTAGGAACTTCTCTTTATTTGGCCATCAACATAGAAACCATGGAGCAATTCaa GTTCATAAGAAACTTGCATCATCGGCAAGTAGCGGAGACATGTATGAGACTGAACTCCTGGAGCAATTTGCTGATACTGATGCTACCAAAGAGTTCTTTCATTGCTTGGACTCCCAACTTAACAAAGTGAACCAGTTCTTCaaaacaaaggagaaagagTTCTTGGAAAGAGGGGAGTCCTTGAAGAAACAAATGGAGATTCTGATTGAGGTGACGACAGCATTCGAACAACAACGGGGCAAAGGAGCTATTGCCCAGGACTCCTCCGAGGATGCCTCTATTTCATGCACCATATCATGCG AAGAGGAATCCGTGAAGGACAGAACAGAGCAAGAGCAGCAGCAAGAGAACAGAGCAGATGACATGGAAAGAAATGATATGCCATCTACAGACGACTCTCCTAGATCATTCAACTCGGGAAAATCGATGCTGATGAAAAGAGAAGATGGAAAAATGAGGACACTCTCGGGGCGTGCTTTTAATTGCCAAGGAAAGAGCTTGAGGATAAACATTCCTCTGACAACACCCTCTCGTACCTTCTCGGCAATTAGTTATTTAGTTTGGGAAGATTTGGTGAATCAGTCTTCAAAAAAGTGCGGTCAGGAAGGCAGTAAACTCCATGTTAATCGAACAAAGTTGCGTCATGCAGAGAAGATGATTAAGGGAGCTTTCATTGAGCTCTATAAAGGGTTAGGCTATCTCCAAAATTACAG GAACTTGAACATGCTCGCTTTTAGTAAGATTTTGAAGAAGTTTGACAAA gtCACCGGAAAACAAGTTCTTCCTATTTATCTTAAAGTAGTCGAGAGCTCCTATTTCAACAGCTCAGACAAG GTCATAAGCCTAGGAGATGAAGTTGAGGAGCTTTTTATCAAGCATTTTGCTGAAGAAGACCGACGAAAGGCCATGAAATACCTTAAGCCACAACAGCGTAAAGAGTCGCACTCTGTTACCTTCTTCATCG GGCTATTCACTGGATGTTTCTTGGCGCTTTTTGCCGGATATGTTATCATGGCTCATGTTAATGATGTGTACAGAAGGCAGTCACAACCAGTTTACATGGAAACAGTCTATCCTGTACTCAG TATGTTCAGCCTACTGTTTTTGCACTTCTTTCTGTATGGCTGCAATGTTTTCGCGTGGAGAAAAGCGCGTATAAACTATAGCTTCATCTTCGAGCTATGCCCCACCAAGGAGCTTAAGTACAGAGATGTGTTCTTGATCTGTACGGCCTCAATGTCTGCTGTAATGGGGGTCATATTTGTTCATTTGGCACTAGTTACAAAAGGATATTCTAATGCCCAAGTCCGAGCTATCCCCGGTCTTCTCTTATTG ATGTTCTTGCTGTTACTCGTGTGCCCCTTCAATATTGTCTATCGATCGACCCGTTACTGTTTCCTTCGTGTGATAAGGAACATCATTTCATCACCACTCTACAAG GTTGTCATGCTGGACTTCTTCATGGCTGATCAACTTTGTAGTCAG GTTCCAATGCTCAGAAATCTTGAATATGTGGCGTGCTACTATATAACTGGGAGCTTTAAAACTGAGAACTATAATTATTGCATGAGGGCCAAGCATTACCAGGATCTTGCTTATGCAGTTTCCTTTCTACCATATTACTTGAGGGCAATGCAG TGTGCTCGGCGATGGTTTGATGAGGGACAGACAAGCCACCTTGTCAACCTAGGCAAATATGTGTCGGCAATGTTAGCAGCCGGAGCCAAGGTGGCCTATGAGAAAGATAAAAATGTTGGATGGCTGTGTCTTGTTGTGGTCATGTCCAGTGCTGCAACAGTGTACCAATTGTACTGGGATTTTGTAAAGGACTGGGGTTTGCTACAAATGAATTCCAAGAACCCCTGGCTTAGGAATGAATTAATGCTTCAGAGAAAGATGATTTACTACTTGTCTATG GGGTTAAACATGATTCTCAGGCTTGCTTGGTTGCAAACTGTTCTCCATTCAAGGTTTGTACATGTTGACTACGGAGTCACTGCCCTATTTTTAGCAGCCCTTGAAGTCACTAGAAGGGGGCTGTGGAATTTTTTCAG GCTGGAGAATGAGCATCTAAATAATGCAGGCCATTTTAGAGCAGTTAAGACGGTACCACTTCCTTTTCATGAAGTGGACGAGGAAGACTGA